The Eikenella corrodens genome segment GTCTTCCATCTTCACCGCATCGGGATACAACGCCCGTATCTGATCCACTGTGGTCTTGCCCACTTCCACGCTTTGCAAAACAGGCGCAGCGGCAGCGGCCTGGCTGGCAGCCTCGCCATCATGGTAGCCCACATCCACACGACAGGCACACAAGGCGGCCAACAGCAGCGGCAGAAGGGCTTTAGCATAAACAGACATCTCAGCTTCCTTAAAACAAAAACAAGATTGCAGGGAGGCAGCAGAGTACAAGAGAAAGACAAACTGGGCAATGTTTAATCAACAAGAGAGGCTACCTGAAGCGCCGCGATATTTTTCAGGTAGCCTTTGAGTGCGCAGAAGGCTACCTGAAAAATCGTCTTAATCACGCAACCCCAAATCCTTTCCATCTTAATTAACCCAACTTCACACAAACCACCGCCGGAATCTTTCAAGTAGCCTTTGCCCACGGAACAAATAGGCAAATCATTGCCATGTTTCTCTTTCCCCACGGCTATTTGGGCAAAAACTGCCAAAACGTGCCAAGCAGCGAGAAGACGTTTATAATGTTAACTATCTTTAATTCCGAAAGGCTGTATATGTCGAGAATGGCCAAGGGGATTATTGCGGCCGTGGTCTCCAATATTCTGTTCGGCTCGCTGTTTATGTTTGGCCCGTGGATGCGGCCGATGAGCGGCACGGATGTGTTTGCCTGGCGTATCGTGGGCACGTTTGCCTGTGCGCTCTCTATTATGCTGCTCACTTCGGCCAAACACGATGCGGCCAAATTCCTGCACGAAATCGGCGGCAATGTGCGCCGCTGGGCGTTGGTGCTGCTGCCCGCGCCGATTATGATCGGGCAGATTTGGCTTTATATGTGGGCGCCGGTAAACGGCAAGGGCGTGGACGTATCGATGGGCTACTTCCTGTTTCCGCTTGCGATGATGCTGGGCGGGGTGATGGTGTTCCGCGAGCGGCTCGATCGGCTGCAGCTGGTTGCCGTGCTGCTGGCTTCGGCGGCGGTGGCGCTGGAAATCTGGAACAGCGGCACATTTTCTTGGGTAACCATTGCCGTGTTCGCCACCTTCCCGATTTATTACATCATGCGCCGCTGGCAAGGCGTACCGCCGCTACTCGGACTCTTGCTGGATTTGATTTTGGCGCTGCCTTTCGTTATTTGGTATCTGGTGATGTATTCACCCAGCCCGGCCATGATCGAGGCCAAGCCGATTCTGCTTTTATTTGCCGTACTCTTGGGGCTCAACGGCGCGGTATCAATGCAGGTCAACCTCACAGCCAACGAGCTTTTGCCGGTGGTGCTGTTCGGCATGCTGAGCTATCTGGAGCCGGCGCTGCTGTTTCTGCTTTCGGTGTTTGTGCTGGGCGAGCATTTAGATTGGGTGGCCATGGTGAGCCACAGCCTGATTTGGGCAAGCATCATCGTGATGCTGTATCACGGTATCCAAACCATGCGCCGCGAAAAGGCAGAATAGGCTGCCTGAAATTATCTGCTTTAATGTAATGAAACCAGGCTTCCTAAGCGGAAGCCTGTTCTTTCTCAGACCAAAACGACTTAGGTAATGTGTTATAATTACACGTTGGGTTTCAAGTAACCTGAAACCCTGAGTCTCAGCACACATCTGTATGATTACCATAGAAAATGATTACAATAGAAATCCGCTTTAACCACATCACTATCCGTTACAATAACACCGTGGTGGAACATCACGGCATGTTCAGCAACAGCCACCTGATTATTGCGGACGGCTTCCAATGGATGACCGCTCTAATAGCTGCAGCAGGCAAAGCCGCAGACCAAGGCATTTTTGAACAACAAAACTGGTCCACACACAAACTGATAACGTCTGAAAGCGATAACCAACCAAACCGTCCCTGCCTGTATTTTGATGTATGCGAAACACTGGAAGGCGGCTTATCCCTAGTTGAATGGTATATCCTGATCAATACCTTAGAGTGGATTAACCCTAAAAACACAATGAAACAGCCGGAAATACTGATTCTCTATCAGGGCAAACCGCCCACTTATGAAGAAGCACTCCACGCAGCGTGAAGAAACAATCTAACACGCTAAAAAACTAGAAAACCTACCCTGATAAATCAAACCTACTTGTAGCAAACACTATTTCAGGTAGCCTCAAACTCATTCTCATCACAGCAAAACAACCATGACAGAACAAACCCAGCAAGAATACGGCGCGGACAGTATCCAAGTCCTCGAAGGTTTGGAGGCCGTGCGTAAACGCCCCGGCATGTATATCGGCGATACGCAGGACGGCTCCGGCCTGCACCACATGGTGTTCGAAGTGCTCGACAACGCAATCGATGAAGCACTGGCCGGCCATTGCGACAGCATCACCGTGTCCATCAACGCCGACGAATCCATCACCATCGAAGACAACGGGCGCGGCATCCCCACCGGCATCCACCCCAAAGAAGGCCGCTCCGCTGCCGAAGTGATCATGACCATCCTGCACGCGGGCGGCAAGTTCGACAACAACAGCTACAAAGTCTCCGGCGGTCTGCACGGCGTGGGCGTATCCGTAGTAAACGCCCTGTCCGACTGGCTGAAACTCACCATCTGGCGCGAAGGCAAAGAGCATTTTGTCGAATTCCGCCGTGGCGAAACCGTTGCCCCGCTCAAAGCCGTGGCCGATTGCCCGGCCGACAAACACGGTACGCGCGTGCAATTCATGGCCAGCGAAGAAACCTTCGGCGAGGTGCAATATAAATTTGAAACCTTGGCCAAGCGTATCCGTGAATTGTCCTTTCTGAACAACGGCGTGAAAATCGAACTGTTCGACAAACGCGACGGTAAACACGAAAACTTCGCCGAATCCGGCGGCGTGGCCGGCTTTGTCCGCTACACCACCGGCGGCAAAAAACCCTTGCACGACAAAATCTTCTACACCCTCGGCGAAAGAGACGGCATGACCGTAGAATGCGCCATGCAGTGGAACGACAGCTACCAAGAATCCGTGCAATGTTTCACCAACAACATCCCGCAGCGCGACGGCGGCACCCACCTCAC includes the following:
- the rarD gene encoding EamA family transporter RarD, with the translated sequence MLTIFNSERLYMSRMAKGIIAAVVSNILFGSLFMFGPWMRPMSGTDVFAWRIVGTFACALSIMLLTSAKHDAAKFLHEIGGNVRRWALVLLPAPIMIGQIWLYMWAPVNGKGVDVSMGYFLFPLAMMLGGVMVFRERLDRLQLVAVLLASAAVALEIWNSGTFSWVTIAVFATFPIYYIMRRWQGVPPLLGLLLDLILALPFVIWYLVMYSPSPAMIEAKPILLLFAVLLGLNGAVSMQVNLTANELLPVVLFGMLSYLEPALLFLLSVFVLGEHLDWVAMVSHSLIWASIIVMLYHGIQTMRREKAE